The following DNA comes from Weissella koreensis KACC 15510.
ACGCATGAAGAATGATCCTTCTGAACCAATAGTAATGATCACAGTATCAATTCCGCGTTCGAAATAGTAAGCCGCATTGTGCAACATTGAGTGCTCATCAGTCACTTCAATCCCAGTCAACAAGAATGTTTCATGTTCATTAGGTGCAATAATGTCAGTTAATTCTAGTAATTCGGCTGGCAAACCACCAACTTCAGGCATTGGAGCAGGGTTCAAGATTGTCTTTACGCCATTTTCGTGCGCAATTTTGAATCCTTCAATAACTGTTTCCATTGGTGTTTCTAATTGTGCAATTACGAAGTCTGATTCAGCAATAGCATCTTCATGTGCACGAACATCTGCAGCAGTCATATCAGCATTGGCTCCACCATAAATGTGGATGATGTTATCTCCAGTTTCAGCAGAAACCGTGATATATGCTTGTCCAGTTTCTTCAGTTTCAGAAACCATTACATGTTCAGTGTTCAAATTAGCTACGTTCATGCTCTTAGCAGTGTCAAATTCAGCACCAACCTTAGTGATCATGTTAGTCTTAACACCTGAACGTGCTACGGCTACGGCTTGGTTCAAACCTTTTCCACCCATTGCTTCAACTTGATGATTTGGAGTGTGAAGAGTTTCTCCACTTGCTCCAAAACGGGGTACAGAAACAACTTTGTCAATGTTAGTTGAGCCTAAAACAGTAATAATCTTTGCCATTAAATTATCCTTCATTTCTTTAGTATATTTTTTAGTAGCACCACTTAACTGTCCGTATAAATTGACAAGCAATGTGAAGCAAATTTCAATAAATATATTATAATATACCTTTTTTTGTTTGTAAACGTTTTCTGAATGTTTTTTTCAAACGTTGTGGTTATTAGATGTTAAACGTTTTATCTATTTTAGTTAAACGTTTTATTTGTAATCGGTTAATGCATGTTTTTTAATATACTTTATATATACATTATCATATTAATGGTTTATACAAGCAATTTTGATTATTTTCATATTTCTTTTGAAATTTTAGTAAATTCAATTGACCATGAAAATTACTTACATTTTGTTTGAATTTCTTTACTTTAATCTCACCCAAAATTGAATTAAATCAAATTTTATGGGTTTTGTATTGTTTATCACAAATTTTATGGATTTTCATATAAAAAAGAAGCTGTACAAATAAATACAGCTTCTTTATATAATTATTTATTTTTATAGACTCCAAAGTCCAAAAATCAACAGTAACACCGCTGCAAAAGCAAAATTAACTATCATGAAAACTTTTAAGAAGGTCCAAGAAAACTTAGGATCTAACTGACGGAAAACACGATACCCTATTAAATTAGCCATTGAGGCGAAAATTGATCCATATCCTCCAATATTTGATCCAATAAATAAATCATAAGCATGATCTGTGAAGGTTGAAATCAAAATCGTTGAAGGTAGATTTGAAATAAATTGACTTAAGAAGAATGTTCCAAATAAAACGTGAGACTTGGTATCAAACAAGGTTTCAATTAAATGTTTTACCTCTTCTAAATGAGCTAAATTATTAGTCGCAATAAAGAAGAAAATGAACGTTGCCAATAAACCAAAATCCACTAAGTTAAACATCTTGGGATTATATAGAAAAAAGGCGATTAAGATTAATGGCACCACCAGATTAAACGGTGTCCAACCAAAAATCGTAATAATTAAAATAATTCCAGTAACCGTCAAAAGGCTCAAACGTCCCCGATGAATTTTATCTGGTTTTGGTAAATCAATTTGGATTGGTGTACTTCGAACAAAGCGCGTAATGATAAACATTAAAACTAAGGTAGCAATCGTTAACGATGCTGACCATTCAAAAAATTGAATGACATTAATCTTATAGTGTACAAACATATATAGATTTTGCGATTTACCAAAAGGAAACAAAATTGCCCCAGAATTAGCCGCCATGATAACCAAAGTCGAACCAACGACCTTTAAACGGGTTGTTAGTTGATCAGCTAATTTTAAATAAATAGGTAATATCGTTAAGATCGCGATATCATTTGATAACAACATTGCCCCAAAAAAAGATAGAAATGTAACACTTGTCATTAATGTTCGCGCATGATGACTTCGGTTCACTAACCAAACTGAAACGGTATGCAGAATTCCAGCTTTTTCTAAAAATCCTACCCAAATCATCATAGTCATTAAACTAAAAACAGTATGCCAATTGACCGCCCCAATGTCAGGACGAACCAGAAGAGATGTAATCACAGCTAACACCATACTAGCCGTAAACATTACATCCTCTTTCAAGTATGTAAAGATACGATTAATCATTAAGATGCTTCTCTTTCTCCAACATTGTGCCGTATGCGTTTGCTAATCGAATTATTTGATACGCCTTTGCAGCCATTAATGCTGTTATTCCTGCTGAAATCATCATTACAGGAATACTAGCCACTGCGATACTTCCCGTTGTAATTGAACGGCTCGTATGCGTTTTATGTGTCATGCTACAATCTCCTTAAATTATAAAACTCAACCTTTCTATTATCTGAAATTTGCTATTATTAATCAAACGCTAAACTGTAACATTCACACTATGATGTTATAACATTATCTGTCTTTAGAAACTATTTAATCGTTTATTTTCATAAAAAAGTTATAAATGCAGTTAAACACGAACTTCAAGACGTGAATACCTTTTCAAAGTTAGTGTTTTTCTGTAACAATCTTTACAAATATATTTTTTAAATTTTATAAAAATTAACACATTTAAATACGTTTTAGATTGATCCAATTTTTACCCTTGCAAATTGTCGTAATTCAAACAATTACAAAACATCAATTATATAAATATAGACATCCTAATGTACATACTTTTAACTTCTCACCATCGATCATTTTATTATTTATTTCTATAACTTAATGTTATATTGAATGCAAAAAGGAGAACTACTAATGAGAAAGA
Coding sequences within:
- a CDS encoding SLC13 family permease; translated protein: MINRIFTYLKEDVMFTASMVLAVITSLLVRPDIGAVNWHTVFSLMTMMIWVGFLEKAGILHTVSVWLVNRSHHARTLMTSVTFLSFFGAMLLSNDIAILTILPIYLKLADQLTTRLKVVGSTLVIMAANSGAILFPFGKSQNLYMFVHYKINVIQFFEWSASLTIATLVLMFIITRFVRSTPIQIDLPKPDKIHRGRLSLLTVTGIILIITIFGWTPFNLVVPLILIAFFLYNPKMFNLVDFGLLATFIFFFIATNNLAHLEEVKHLIETLFDTKSHVLFGTFFLSQFISNLPSTILISTFTDHAYDLFIGSNIGGYGSIFASMANLIGYRVFRQLDPKFSWTFLKVFMIVNFAFAAVLLLIFGLWSL
- the rbsK gene encoding ribokinase, whose translation is MAKIITVLGSTNIDKVVSVPRFGASGETLHTPNHQVEAMGGKGLNQAVAVARSGVKTNMITKVGAEFDTAKSMNVANLNTEHVMVSETEETGQAYITVSAETGDNIIHIYGGANADMTAADVRAHEDAIAESDFVIAQLETPMETVIEGFKIAHENGVKTILNPAPMPEVGGLPAELLELTDIIAPNEHETFLLTGIEVTDEHSMLHNAAYYFERGIDTVIITIGSEGSFFMRDNGTEGIVPAFKVSAVDTTAAGDTFIGATATRLHANLDNLAESMRYGSAASSLTVSRAGAQPSIPTEDEVLAVLEAHK